From Gimesia panareensis, the proteins below share one genomic window:
- a CDS encoding DUF1559 domain-containing protein — translation MKHRSHWRGFTLIELLVVIAIIAILIALLLPAVQQAREAARRSTCKNNLKQVGLALHNYHDTHRVFPYATANPGNCVPAISTATITNHTGWLYLLPFMDQAPLYNQFNFSAATGQHNKTSNTLAGGGAIASGNAQLGTHVIPILICPSDDGGATYPGADTNYGTGVAHSARTSYGFSVTTGEFWGGGCTYWVNESKTNRAMFGTNSNCKIRDIKDGTSNTVAVAETTLDVDDGECQIWSASSHVGMGTMLKASRGINQFRCCGWRTPPNAQFQPGRLGEWGEPGSTHTGGMHVLLADGAVRFISENIDTNTRLNLANISDGNPLGEF, via the coding sequence ATGAAACATCGCTCACACTGGCGCGGTTTTACATTAATTGAACTTCTGGTGGTGATTGCCATCATTGCGATTCTGATTGCTTTATTACTCCCTGCCGTCCAGCAGGCCCGGGAAGCAGCTCGTCGCTCCACGTGTAAGAATAATCTGAAACAGGTCGGCCTGGCGTTGCACAACTACCACGATACGCATCGGGTCTTTCCTTACGCGACTGCCAATCCTGGTAACTGTGTTCCTGCCATCTCAACGGCGACCATTACGAACCATACCGGCTGGCTCTATCTGCTGCCTTTTATGGATCAGGCACCCCTGTATAACCAGTTCAATTTCAGTGCAGCAACCGGGCAACATAACAAGACGTCGAATACCCTGGCCGGGGGTGGCGCGATCGCCAGTGGAAATGCTCAGTTGGGGACCCATGTCATTCCCATTCTCATTTGTCCCTCCGATGATGGAGGTGCGACCTATCCGGGGGCTGATACGAATTATGGAACCGGTGTAGCCCACTCAGCCCGGACCAGCTACGGATTCAGTGTTACGACCGGTGAGTTCTGGGGAGGGGGCTGCACTTACTGGGTGAATGAAAGTAAGACAAATCGTGCTATGTTTGGCACAAATTCCAACTGTAAAATTCGTGACATCAAAGATGGGACCAGTAACACGGTGGCCGTCGCAGAGACAACCCTGGATGTCGATGACGGAGAATGCCAGATCTGGTCTGCTTCCTCGCACGTGGGGATGGGAACCATGCTGAAAGCGAGCAGGGGTATTAATCAGTTCCGTTGCTGCGGCTGGCGAACGCCTCCCAATGCACAGTTTCAGCCAGGGCGACTGGGAGAATGGGGCGAGCCGGGAAGTACACATACCGGCGGGATGCATGTCCTGCTGGCGGATGGAGCCGTCCGTTTTATCAGCGAAAATATTGATACGAACACGCGTCTCAATCTGGCCAATATTTCCGATGGAAATCCCCTGGGCGAATTTTAA
- a CDS encoding DUF1559 domain-containing protein, protein MRQTFRKRGFTLIELLVVIAIIAILIALLLPAVQQAREAARRSTCKNNLKQVGLALHNYHDTHRVFPYATSNPGTCDAGTGTLITNHTGWLYLLPFMDQAPLYNKYNFSAATGDRKDSGNSPQPLAGGGAVASGNAVLGTNIIPILICPSDDGGAVYAPASSAYGTGAANSARTSYGFSVTNAHDTGACNMWTLEGKTTRAMFGINSNCQIRDIKDGTSNTVAVVETTLDVDDGECQSWAAASHVGLGTNFKSSRGINEFRCCTWRTPPMAQFQPGRLGEWGDPGSTHTGGLHVLMGDGAVRFVSENIDTTTRNNLANISDGNILGEF, encoded by the coding sequence ATGCGACAAACATTCCGAAAGCGTGGCTTCACGCTGATCGAACTTCTGGTGGTAATTGCCATCATCGCCATCCTGATTGCCTTGCTGTTGCCCGCTGTGCAACAGGCGCGGGAAGCAGCCCGCCGCTCGACATGTAAAAACAACCTGAAACAGGTCGGGCTGGCATTACACAACTATCACGACACTCATCGCGTGTTTCCTTACGCGACATCGAACCCCGGTACCTGTGATGCAGGGACAGGGACTTTGATCACAAATCACACCGGCTGGTTGTACCTGCTTCCCTTTATGGATCAGGCCCCTTTGTACAATAAGTACAATTTCAGTGCTGCCACCGGTGATCGGAAGGATTCGGGAAACAGCCCGCAGCCTCTCGCAGGTGGTGGTGCGGTTGCCAGTGGAAATGCGGTTCTGGGAACAAATATCATTCCCATTCTGATTTGCCCTTCCGATGATGGTGGTGCCGTTTATGCGCCTGCCAGTTCCGCATATGGAACCGGGGCCGCAAACTCGGCCCGCACGAGTTATGGTTTCAGCGTCACCAATGCCCACGACACGGGGGCCTGTAACATGTGGACTCTGGAAGGTAAAACCACCCGCGCCATGTTTGGGATCAACTCGAACTGCCAGATTCGTGATATCAAAGATGGTACCAGCAATACGGTGGCCGTCGTGGAAACCACGCTGGATGTTGACGATGGTGAGTGCCAGTCCTGGGCAGCAGCTTCACACGTTGGTCTGGGGACCAATTTCAAATCGAGCCGGGGCATTAATGAATTTCGTTGCTGCACCTGGAGAACTCCTCCGATGGCGCAGTTTCAGCCTGGTCGTCTGGGAGAATGGGGAGATCCCGGCAGCACGCATACCGGTGGTCTGCATGTGCTGATGGGTGATGGTGCAGTCCGGTTTGTCAGCGAGAATATCGATACGACGACCCGGAACAATCTGGCAAATATTTCAGACGGGAATATCTTGGGAGAATTCTAA
- a CDS encoding DUF1559 domain-containing protein, with the protein MLQLKKRHGFTLIELLVVIAIIAILIALLLPAVQQAREAARRSTCKNNLKQIGLALHNYHDAHKCFPYAASHDSSITASTGKPAYALNHKGWLLVLPYIDQAPLYNKFNFSLAASSARLNGLSMPGGLAPGSAGNTNDQVVSRIIPAFMCPSDDNDTHYRSNSSSNYSIASGSTSRYGAYTNYDFSVQRFSSTGYNWQVQSRSSRRMFGLEGCCRIRDVKDGTSNTVAVAETLRWTYNGVSQTWGYTKWVGMGVDLTYSRGINWWPCCSWDSPPFQRPTGPGRLGDWSTVGSLHTGGAHVLMGDGAVRFISENIDATTRNRLAYISDGNPIGEF; encoded by the coding sequence ATGCTACAGCTCAAAAAAAGACACGGATTCACACTGATCGAACTTCTGGTGGTGATTGCCATCATTGCAATTCTCATCGCCCTGTTGTTGCCTGCTGTCCAACAGGCCCGGGAAGCCGCACGGCGTTCAACCTGTAAAAACAACCTGAAACAAATTGGACTGGCTCTACACAATTACCACGATGCTCATAAATGTTTTCCTTATGCGGCATCGCACGATTCCAGCATAACGGCGAGTACAGGGAAACCCGCTTATGCACTCAACCATAAAGGCTGGCTACTGGTGCTCCCCTATATCGATCAGGCTCCTCTCTACAATAAGTTTAATTTCAGCCTGGCTGCCAGCAGTGCTCGATTAAACGGGTTATCGATGCCCGGCGGTCTGGCCCCCGGGTCAGCGGGGAACACGAACGATCAGGTTGTCAGTAGAATCATCCCGGCTTTCATGTGCCCTTCCGACGATAATGACACGCACTATCGGAGCAATAGCAGCTCCAACTATTCAATTGCGAGTGGCAGCACTTCACGCTACGGTGCCTACACAAACTATGATTTCAGTGTCCAGAGATTTTCCAGCACGGGGTACAACTGGCAGGTACAAAGTCGGAGTTCCCGTCGAATGTTCGGTCTCGAGGGCTGTTGTCGGATTCGTGACGTCAAAGATGGTACGAGTAATACCGTCGCTGTCGCCGAGACTTTGCGCTGGACTTACAATGGCGTTTCCCAGACCTGGGGTTACACCAAATGGGTTGGTATGGGGGTCGACCTGACGTATTCCCGCGGGATTAACTGGTGGCCCTGCTGCTCCTGGGACTCACCTCCCTTCCAGCGTCCTACAGGTCCCGGTCGACTGGGTGACTGGTCCACCGTCGGCAGTCTGCACACCGGCGGTGCGCATGTTCTGATGGGTGACGGTGCCGTCCGTTTCATCAGTGAAAACATTGATGCCACCACTCGTAACCGGTTGGCTTATATTTCTGATGGTAACCCGATCGGAGAATTCTAA
- a CDS encoding DUF1559 domain-containing protein yields MLQLKSRRGFTLIELLVVIAIIAILIALLLPAVQQAREAARRSTCKNNLKQIGLALHNYHDAHKCFPYSVSHAHSITSGSASHAFGLNHRGWLLILPYIDQAPLYNKFNFSLAASTGAPTAKPVPGNLLPGSAGNANDQVISRIIPAFMCPSDDNDTHYRSTTSPHYAIAPGSSSQYAAYTNYDFSTRRTSSSASIWNTESRTSRRMFGIDGCSQIRDVKDGMSNTVAVAETLRWTYNGVSQTWGHAKWVGHGVDLTYSRGINWWPCCSWDSPPFARPTGPGRLGDWSTVGSLHTGGAHVLMGDGAVRFISENIDATTRNNLAYISDGNPIGEF; encoded by the coding sequence ATGCTGCAGCTCAAAAGTAGACGCGGATTCACACTTATCGAACTTCTGGTCGTGATCGCGATTATCGCGATTTTGATCGCCCTCCTGTTGCCTGCCGTTCAGCAGGCCCGTGAAGCGGCTCGACGCTCAACCTGTAAGAACAATCTGAAACAGATTGGCCTGGCGCTTCACAACTATCACGATGCACACAAGTGCTTCCCTTATTCTGTGTCTCATGCACACAGTATTACATCGGGTTCTGCCAGTCATGCATTTGGCCTGAATCATCGGGGCTGGTTGCTGATTTTGCCTTACATTGATCAGGCTCCTCTGTACAACAAGTTCAACTTCAGCCTGGCAGCCAGTACCGGGGCTCCCACCGCAAAACCAGTTCCAGGCAACCTGTTGCCGGGATCTGCTGGAAATGCGAACGATCAGGTGATCTCCAGAATCATTCCTGCGTTCATGTGTCCTTCTGACGACAACGATACGCATTATCGTTCTACCACCAGTCCTCACTACGCGATCGCACCCGGCAGTTCCAGCCAGTATGCGGCTTACACAAACTACGATTTCAGTACGCGAAGAACTTCCAGTTCAGCCAGTATCTGGAACACAGAAAGCCGTACTTCACGTCGGATGTTTGGTATTGATGGTTGCTCCCAGATTCGCGATGTCAAGGACGGGATGAGTAACACAGTAGCCGTCGCTGAGACTTTGCGTTGGACCTACAACGGTGTTTCCCAGACCTGGGGACATGCAAAATGGGTTGGACACGGGGTCGACCTGACGTACTCACGCGGGATTAACTGGTGGCCCTGCTGCTCCTGGGACTCACCTCCCTTCGCGCGTCCTACAGGTCCCGGTCGACTGGGTGACTGGTCCACGGTCGGCAGCCTGCACACTGGTGGTGCTCATGTTCTGATGGGTGACGGTGCCGTCCGCTTCATCAGTGAAAACATCGATGCCACAACCCGCAACAATCTGGCTTATATTTCTGATGGAAACCCGATCGGAGAATTCTAA
- a CDS encoding peptidase associated/transthyretin-like domain-containing protein — MRYNRLLLSALFLCLTGCGGGASENTLDVYPVSGTVTVDGEAVQGVSVTFFPEGTTKGNGGFGATDASGKFTLKDRDQRDGVAEGTYRVLVTRLVKPDGSPIGGEEMAADVGAMNQLPDMYNDPKSSPLTATVGKTNEPFKFEIKGKK; from the coding sequence ATGCGTTACAATCGACTTCTTTTGAGTGCTTTATTCCTCTGTCTTACAGGATGTGGCGGTGGTGCCAGTGAAAATACGCTGGACGTCTACCCCGTGAGTGGAACAGTGACCGTTGACGGAGAGGCTGTTCAGGGTGTCTCAGTTACTTTTTTCCCGGAAGGGACCACAAAGGGGAATGGCGGATTTGGCGCCACGGATGCCTCTGGTAAGTTCACGCTTAAAGATCGTGACCAGCGTGATGGTGTTGCAGAAGGGACTTATCGCGTCCTGGTAACCCGTCTGGTAAAGCCGGATGGAAGTCCCATCGGGGGTGAAGAGATGGCAGCCGATGTCGGAGCCATGAATCAACTTCCCGATATGTACAACGATCCCAAATCGTCGCCGCTCACTGCGACAGTTGGTAAAACAAACGAACCTTTCAAATTTGAAATCAAAGGGAAAAAATAA
- a CDS encoding DUF1559 domain-containing protein produces the protein MKRIRRLRPGFTLIELLVVIAIIAILIALLLPAVQQAREAARRSTCKNNLKQIGLALHNYHEAHGVFPLGSTNAGSTVMPTNANITLALNHTGWLHLLPYLDQAPLYNQFNLNIATNGHYRGLYTGVVGGWPNANSPLVQTIIPILLCPSDEGEDIEVRTDADGFIASHARANYLFCAGGHGNGWVDNQIWSVYKDSASNLASGKTGIKYRGMFGHNGAAKIKDVRDGLSQTISVCEGAIQGRSDDAYSPIWAGYRRHGTFAVNHPNIDPNHINNARYHINGPLHVPGMTGSGTTADNRHYVNVASSVHEGGIHVLMGDGAVRFLTENMDKDTYALLTRINDAQVLGEY, from the coding sequence ATGAAGCGGATACGTAGACTAAGGCCCGGCTTTACCCTGATTGAACTGCTGGTGGTCATCGCCATCATTGCAATTCTGATTGCGCTGCTGCTACCTGCTGTCCAGCAGGCACGCGAAGCCGCCAGACGATCGACCTGCAAAAACAACCTGAAACAGATCGGACTGGCACTCCACAATTACCATGAAGCACATGGTGTCTTTCCTCTCGGCTCTACGAATGCGGGCAGCACTGTCATGCCCACCAATGCCAATATTACGCTGGCATTAAACCACACTGGCTGGCTGCACCTGCTCCCCTATCTGGACCAGGCTCCCTTATACAACCAGTTCAACTTAAACATCGCCACCAATGGGCATTACCGGGGACTGTATACCGGAGTTGTCGGGGGCTGGCCCAATGCCAACAGCCCGCTGGTGCAGACCATCATCCCGATCCTGCTCTGTCCGTCTGATGAAGGGGAAGATATCGAAGTCAGAACGGACGCGGACGGCTTCATCGCCAGCCATGCCCGGGCCAACTACCTGTTCTGTGCGGGCGGCCATGGAAACGGCTGGGTCGATAACCAGATCTGGTCTGTCTACAAAGACAGCGCCAGCAATCTGGCGAGCGGTAAAACCGGAATCAAATATCGTGGAATGTTTGGGCATAATGGCGCAGCCAAAATCAAAGATGTCAGAGACGGATTAAGTCAGACCATCTCGGTTTGCGAAGGCGCCATCCAGGGAAGGTCTGACGATGCCTACTCGCCGATCTGGGCCGGTTATCGCCGCCATGGCACCTTTGCCGTCAATCACCCGAACATTGACCCCAACCACATCAACAACGCCCGGTACCATATCAATGGTCCCCTGCACGTACCTGGCATGACCGGCTCTGGAACGACTGCAGACAACCGTCATTACGTCAACGTCGCTTCCAGCGTCCATGAAGGTGGGATTCATGTTTTAATGGGAGATGGTGCAGTTCGCTTCCTCACCGAAAACATGGATAAAGATACCTATGCCCTGCTGACAAGAATCAATGACGCGCAGGTATTAGGTGAATACTGA
- a CDS encoding DUF1559 domain-containing protein, which translates to MKRLTRHKRGFTLIELLVVIAIIAILIALLLPAVQSAREAARRSTCKNNLKQIGLALHNYHDAHRVFPIGANNIGSGNFVDVNPQPTLALNHTGWLLLLPFLDQAPLYNKFNLNIATNGHYGPPSSSTPNSITGVAGGWPNANSSLVQVKLPVLLCPSDEGEDIEVRTDAANYIARHARCNYLFCAGGHGNGWSGGRLWVIYKTSASNLADGRTGIRYRGMFGYNGAAKIKDIKDGTSVTIAVCEGSINNRTNDAYTPIWAGYRRYGTFAVNHPNIDANHINNARYHINGPLHVPGMTGSGSTADNRHHVGVASSVHEGGIHVLMGDGSVRFLSENMDKNTYALLTRINDSQVLGEY; encoded by the coding sequence ATGAAACGGCTCACAAGACACAAGCGAGGTTTTACCCTGATTGAACTGCTGGTGGTTATCGCCATTATCGCGATTCTCATCGCTCTGCTGCTCCCTGCAGTTCAGTCCGCACGAGAAGCGGCCCGGCGTTCCACCTGTAAAAACAATCTGAAACAAATTGGACTGGCGCTACACAATTATCATGATGCCCACCGCGTTTTCCCCATTGGTGCCAACAATATCGGCAGTGGGAATTTCGTAGACGTAAACCCTCAGCCAACTCTGGCTTTAAATCATACAGGCTGGTTGCTGCTCCTTCCCTTCCTGGATCAGGCGCCCCTGTATAACAAATTCAATTTGAATATCGCCACCAATGGTCATTACGGCCCCCCTTCCAGTTCAACACCCAACTCCATAACGGGGGTTGCAGGGGGCTGGCCTAATGCCAACAGTTCGCTGGTGCAGGTCAAACTGCCTGTACTGCTCTGCCCCTCCGACGAAGGGGAAGACATCGAAGTCCGAACAGATGCCGCAAATTACATCGCCAGACATGCGAGATGTAACTATCTGTTCTGTGCGGGCGGTCATGGAAATGGCTGGTCCGGGGGTCGACTCTGGGTCATCTACAAAACCAGTGCCAGCAACCTGGCAGACGGACGGACCGGAATCCGTTATCGCGGTATGTTTGGATACAATGGTGCTGCCAAAATCAAGGATATTAAAGACGGTACCAGTGTGACCATCGCGGTTTGCGAAGGATCAATTAACAACCGTACCAACGATGCTTACACACCAATCTGGGCCGGCTATCGTCGCTATGGCACTTTCGCAGTCAACCACCCCAATATTGATGCGAATCACATCAATAACGCCCGGTACCACATCAATGGCCCCCTGCATGTGCCTGGCATGACCGGCTCCGGCTCGACAGCGGATAACCGACATCATGTGGGTGTCGCCTCCAGCGTCCATGAAGGGGGGATTCATGTCTTAATGGGAGACGGCTCGGTCCGTTTCCTGTCAGAAAACATGGATAAAAATACCTATGCCCTCCTGACTCGTATCAATGACAGCCAGGTTCTGGGCGAGTATTAA
- a CDS encoding sialidase family protein, which yields MRVLKFAGIIMLAGLLPVTFLSAGEKASSSLAENGKAKRALQLPPAGDNPRNSEGDFITLKDGRILFVYTHFTGGAADHSSACLAGRFSADGGKTWTDQDKLIMENDGQQNIMSVSLLRLQDGSIALFYLRKNSIHDLRPVMRISRDEGATWSEATEIIPESEVGYYVMNNDRVIQLKKGRLVLPLALHENLPGSNRFNPNARFLCYYSDDGGKNWSRGEAAEVETQPGKKQPYMQEPGIVELKDGTIMGFCRTNGGSQYVAISKDGGKTFSTLKPSNIISPVSPASIERIPSTGDLLLVWNNHQDIRPELRGKRTPLTVAISKDEGQTWQQIQNVEDNPNGWYCYTAIEFTKDGVLLGHCAGDRTKNNGLAESQITLIPLSVIYGKESRHR from the coding sequence ATGAGAGTCCTCAAGTTCGCTGGGATCATCATGCTGGCAGGTTTGCTGCCAGTGACTTTTCTGAGTGCCGGTGAGAAAGCATCCAGTTCCCTGGCAGAGAATGGCAAAGCAAAGCGGGCACTGCAGTTGCCTCCTGCAGGCGATAATCCCCGTAACAGTGAAGGGGACTTCATCACGCTGAAAGATGGTCGCATCCTGTTTGTCTACACTCATTTCACCGGCGGTGCGGCAGATCATTCATCCGCCTGTCTCGCAGGTCGTTTTTCTGCGGACGGAGGCAAAACCTGGACTGATCAGGATAAGTTGATTATGGAGAACGACGGTCAACAGAATATCATGTCGGTCTCGCTGCTCCGCCTGCAGGACGGTTCGATTGCTCTATTCTATCTGCGGAAAAACTCCATTCATGATCTGCGTCCGGTGATGCGTATCAGTCGTGATGAAGGAGCGACCTGGAGCGAAGCGACGGAAATCATTCCTGAGTCGGAGGTCGGTTACTATGTCATGAATAATGACCGGGTGATCCAGTTGAAAAAGGGTCGACTCGTTCTGCCGCTGGCACTGCACGAGAATCTGCCCGGCTCGAACCGGTTCAATCCCAATGCCCGCTTCCTCTGCTATTACTCGGACGATGGGGGGAAGAACTGGTCCCGCGGAGAGGCGGCTGAAGTCGAAACGCAACCCGGCAAGAAGCAACCTTATATGCAGGAACCGGGAATTGTTGAACTCAAGGATGGTACCATTATGGGATTCTGCCGAACGAATGGTGGCAGCCAGTATGTGGCGATATCGAAAGATGGCGGGAAGACGTTTTCCACTCTCAAACCCTCGAATATCATCTCTCCCGTCTCCCCTGCGTCTATTGAACGCATTCCCTCTACCGGGGACCTGCTGCTTGTCTGGAATAATCACCAGGACATCCGCCCGGAACTGCGCGGAAAGCGAACTCCGTTGACGGTTGCGATCTCGAAAGACGAGGGACAGACCTGGCAGCAGATTCAGAACGTGGAAGACAATCCGAACGGGTGGTATTGTTATACCGCGATAGAATTCACGAAGGACGGCGTGCTGCTCGGGCATTGTGCCGGAGATCGCACCAAAAATAACGGACTGGCAGAATCACAGATTACGTTGATTCCCCTCTCTGTGATTTACGGAAAAGAATCACGACACCGATGA
- a CDS encoding right-handed parallel beta-helix repeat-containing protein → MSSSSFSRRQFLGATLATGLGSIAAGSALGKPPAVKHPRATDGDQRFEPDWDERLSISVGTEKGDITGNSDKALQAAIDYIAGKGGGTVKILPGTFTLRNALHLPSNIRLLGSGSETIITKGPSETVVVSEDSDWYDQEITLEKSAGFQVGDGVVLVTKNPSTGGQDVIKRTLVARSGNRFKLNDGLRKNVWLSGKPTVSSLFPLLTSEYTRNVVIENLTLDGNRKNNTNLNGNYGGCIFLQDCNRYTIRDVTARNYNGDGISFQICHDVKVENCHSHDHAGLGVHPGSGAQRPLIQNSRFERNHIGLFWCWGVKFGLAEKNQLTGNDIGISIGHNDTDNVMRENIVADSKEVGILFRNDARGKNFWANRNTVVKNQIINSGAANGVAIDITGRTSDLVIKENQISEQRQPMQRTGIRIGPDAGKIELADNQIEGFMKSIDDQRQAT, encoded by the coding sequence ATGAGTTCATCGTCCTTCTCTCGTCGCCAGTTTCTGGGGGCTACACTCGCGACCGGATTGGGGTCTATCGCTGCCGGGAGTGCTCTGGGTAAGCCACCAGCGGTGAAGCATCCGCGGGCCACCGACGGAGATCAGCGGTTCGAACCAGACTGGGATGAGCGTCTCTCCATCTCTGTAGGAACCGAAAAAGGTGATATCACAGGGAACAGTGATAAAGCATTGCAGGCTGCCATCGATTATATCGCGGGCAAAGGGGGCGGCACCGTAAAGATTCTGCCCGGTACGTTTACATTGCGGAATGCCCTGCATCTGCCGTCAAATATCCGGCTGCTGGGAAGTGGTTCCGAGACAATCATCACGAAAGGTCCGTCGGAAACTGTTGTAGTCTCCGAAGATTCGGACTGGTACGATCAGGAAATTACTCTCGAGAAGTCGGCCGGTTTTCAGGTGGGTGATGGTGTCGTGCTGGTGACAAAAAATCCGAGTACCGGCGGACAGGATGTGATTAAACGTACGCTCGTGGCCCGCTCGGGGAACCGCTTCAAGCTGAATGACGGACTGCGAAAAAATGTCTGGCTCTCCGGGAAGCCGACGGTCTCTTCACTGTTCCCGTTACTCACCAGCGAGTATACCCGTAACGTCGTGATTGAAAATCTGACGCTGGACGGCAATCGAAAAAACAATACCAACCTGAACGGGAATTATGGCGGCTGTATCTTTCTGCAGGACTGCAATCGCTACACGATCCGGGATGTGACTGCGCGCAACTACAACGGGGACGGCATCAGCTTTCAGATCTGTCATGACGTGAAAGTCGAAAACTGTCACAGTCATGATCACGCCGGCCTGGGTGTGCACCCCGGTTCCGGGGCACAGCGGCCCCTGATTCAGAATAGCCGCTTTGAACGCAATCATATCGGACTGTTCTGGTGCTGGGGTGTGAAATTCGGACTGGCAGAAAAGAACCAGCTGACCGGAAACGATATCGGCATCTCCATCGGTCATAACGATACCGACAATGTGATGCGCGAGAATATCGTTGCCGACAGCAAAGAAGTCGGGATTCTGTTCCGCAATGATGCCCGCGGCAAGAACTTCTGGGCCAACCGGAATACGGTGGTCAAAAATCAGATCATCAACAGCGGTGCCGCCAATGGTGTGGCCATCGATATTACGGGGCGCACTTCGGACCTGGTCATCAAAGAGAATCAGATCAGCGAACAACGTCAGCCGATGCAGCGGACCGGGATTCGCATTGGTCCGGATGCAGGCAAAATTGAGCTGGCTGACAACCAGATCGAGGGCTTTATGAAGTCGATCGACGATCAGCGACAGGCGACCTGA
- a CDS encoding aminotransferase class I/II-fold pyridoxal phosphate-dependent enzyme: MRGESEVPSSDDGFTIPVAERVKRLPPYLFGKINKLKYQKRVAGVDVIDLGMGNPTDPPDPLIIEKMAEAVADPRNHRYSVANGIANLRKEVTARYWKKYGVRLDPDSEVVACIGSKEGFSHLCLALMGPGDTAIVPSPSFPVHVYAVMLAAGNVIELDVREPDQFLSNIAYTCEHLYPKPKVVVVNFPHNPSATVIEQDFYVELVRLARKYSFLVISDFAYADICFDGYKAPSFLATPGASEVGVEFTTMSKGYSMAGWRIGFCSGNSEMVRALSTIKGYYDYGLFQPVQIAAIVAMRHCEAAVDSIAAEYQQRRDVFCSGLERLGWEIERPKAGMFVWAKIPEPWAQMGSMDFGMKLLDEGGVAVSPGRGFGEDGEGYLRMAIVENSQRLRQAVKQIGKVMKSEEITAEK; encoded by the coding sequence ATGCGTGGCGAATCCGAAGTTCCCTCTTCAGATGACGGTTTTACCATCCCGGTTGCTGAACGAGTAAAGCGTTTACCCCCTTACCTTTTCGGAAAAATCAACAAGCTGAAATACCAGAAACGGGTGGCGGGAGTCGATGTCATTGATCTGGGAATGGGGAACCCTACGGACCCGCCAGATCCGTTGATTATCGAGAAAATGGCCGAGGCGGTCGCCGATCCGCGGAACCACCGCTATTCGGTCGCCAACGGGATTGCCAATCTGAGAAAAGAAGTGACGGCCCGCTACTGGAAAAAATATGGGGTCCGTCTCGATCCAGATTCGGAAGTGGTTGCGTGTATCGGCTCCAAAGAGGGCTTCAGCCACCTCTGTCTGGCGCTGATGGGCCCCGGCGACACCGCGATCGTTCCGTCCCCTTCCTTCCCGGTTCACGTGTACGCCGTGATGCTGGCCGCAGGAAACGTGATTGAACTCGATGTCCGCGAGCCGGACCAGTTTCTCTCGAACATCGCTTACACATGCGAACACCTGTACCCCAAACCCAAGGTTGTGGTCGTGAACTTCCCCCACAACCCGAGTGCCACCGTCATCGAACAGGATTTCTACGTCGAGCTGGTACGTCTGGCCCGGAAATACTCGTTCCTGGTCATCAGCGACTTCGCCTACGCCGACATCTGCTTTGACGGTTACAAGGCCCCCAGCTTCCTCGCCACTCCCGGTGCTTCGGAAGTCGGCGTTGAATTTACGACCATGAGTAAAGGCTACAGCATGGCCGGCTGGCGTATCGGCTTCTGCTCGGGGAATTCAGAGATGGTCCGCGCGCTCTCTACCATCAAAGGCTACTACGACTACGGCCTGTTCCAGCCGGTTCAGATCGCTGCGATTGTCGCGATGCGGCACTGTGAAGCAGCCGTCGACAGCATTGCTGCCGAATACCAGCAGCGGCGGGACGTCTTCTGCAGTGGTCTGGAGCGCCTGGGCTGGGAAATAGAACGCCCCAAAGCCGGCATGTTCGTCTGGGCCAAAATCCCTGAGCCGTGGGCTCAGATGGGATCAATGGATTTCGGAATGAAACTGCTGGACGAAGGGGGCGTGGCCGTCAGCCCTGGACGTGGATTTGGTGAAGACGGCGAAGGCTACCTGCGGATGGCCATCGTTGAAAATTCCCAACGGTTAAGGCAGGCCGTCAAGCAGATCGGTAAAGTGATGAAGTCGGAAGAAATCACCGCCGAGAAATAA